The genomic region GGGGGATGTCCGCCCCCCGTCCCCTGCCCATCCATCATCCCCTGCCCATCCATCATCCCCTGCCCATCCATCCCCTGTCCGTCCGTCCTGCCTAACGCGGCCGCTCTGTGTTTCAGCGATGATCGTGCGGTTCCTGACGAAGCGCTTCATCGGGGACTACGAGCCCAACACAGGTGagcggcgggcggcggggacCCCCGCGGCGGGCACCCCCGCGGCCACGGCTGGGGCCTGactgctctctgctccccaggcaaCCTCTACTCCCGGCTGGTCCATCTGGAGGGCGACCACGTTGCCGTGCAGATCCAAGACACGCCAGGATGCATCCAGGTATGGAGATGCTTTGGGTCGATTCGTTCTTCTCTGTCACTTAGAGGTTCAGCTTTTGAGCCCTGGCTCCCTGGAAGGCCAGGCTTAATCTCTAAAAAAGTGCTCAAGCTTGCCTTTGGACCTGTTTAACAGTGCTGTCTCTGTTACAGGCTCCATATTTTCACAACTTGATGTCAAGTTCCTGCTCTCTGTCTTAACACAGGTGCAGGAAGACTGCGTGCAAGTGCTGGACTCCCTGTCCAGGTGTGTGAAGTGGGCAGAGGGCTTCCTCTTGGTCTACTCCATCACTGACTACAGCAGCTACCAGTCAGTCCAACCTCTCTACCAGCACATCCGCAAGGTCCACCCAGATGCCAGGACTCCCATCATCATTGTGGGGAACAAAGCAGACCTCCTCCATGCCAGGCAAGTGCAGGCAAAAGAGGGACTACAGCTGGCAAATGAACTCGGCAGCCTGTTCTTGGAAATCTCCACAAGTGATGACTCCCAAGGGGTTTGTGATGTTTTCCAGTATCTTTGCAAGGAGGTCAGCAAATTACAGCatgccagcagcacagacaagAGGAGGTCATCCATCATCCCTCGTCCCAAATCTCCCAACATGCAAGATCTAAAGAGACGTTTCAAACAGGCTTTGTCTTCCAAAGTCAAATAACACCCCCTAATGAGATCCTCTGTGACTCAATAgactttatttttgtaaactaGATAataaaaacctttatttttgtACTAATGCCAGCAGTATGGAAGTAAGTATGTTGAAGCTTGTGATTTCCTTGCCATTCTCTCATGTGTGACTGGTTgggttatttaaaaaaaaaaaagctgcatagCAACTAAACAGAGGTAGTTGgagaagggtttttttgccaggagattttgctttctgttttgggCTGGGATTTGTTGTTTTACTCTGCTCAAATGACTTTTTTGGGTCTCGGTTTCCTGTTtgtaaaatggaaatgctgatgATGTAACACTCACCTGTCTTTATAAAACGACTGGAAACCCTTTAATATAAAGCTTTATACGGAgagggggcaaaaaaaagaaaaaaaaaaaaagcagctttattaAACGTGAAAATATAAAACTGTCTGTAAGCACTCTGATTATAACAGGATAGCTGTCCTCCCTCAAAAACTGCTGTTTTGCTTGCACCTGAATGATGATAAGCCACTAGGAATGATTTCCAATTTCTAATGTGCTTTCGAGATCATTCTTGCAAAACTAATCTTTTGAGCTCAAAGCACGTAACAGAAGGGCTGAATTTCTCCTACAGATTATCATGGGACAAAGTGCTGAGCAATCCATGGCAGAGGAGTGTGTGGGATGAGAGTTGCTTTCTCTGGAGATGTGTGATAGGAAGAACTGATGCGTAGGTTCCTGTAACAGAAAATAGCTGCACTTAAAAGGAATTACATCTTTATATTCCGCAGGGCAATTTTGTAGCCATTGGAAACAGGTTAGACTTTTCACTCTTATTTCACATACTAAAATGAATTTTATTAACTGTTTCCTGGCTCTCTAAGCATGGAACATGGGTTCTACATTCTGAAGTACCTGTGATGTGTTGGTAAAAAATAatgctctgctctgtgttgAGTAGAAATTTTGGAAGCAGAATAATCTGTTCAGGGGGCAACTTGCTGTCTCTGCTCAGGCACTACTCcgttaagatttttaaaattattttatttttgtaggtTAAGTCCAAAGACCCTTTTCTTATGCCCTTTGTTGGGAACAGCAAGTGAGTGCTGCATAAGTCCCTTGTAGTTAGTGTGTGTATCTGTTGTTTCTGACCTCTGGGACTTGAAACTGCAGATGAAAGTCTTCTTGATGTTGGCAGCTCAGGGGAGGGTGACAGACTCAGATGATGCTCTTCAAGGAAGCATCAGGGATCCATTTTAGTGCTGGTAGGGGTGTGAAATGCCAGAAGCACTATTGTCCATCCAGGGCCATGTGCATAACATCAGTCAAGGCATGTTACCTCTATCTCTTCTCTCTGAAGGCCCTACTCTGCCTGCCAAAGGGAGTGAGCTGAAGGGAGGCAGCTTCAGACCCCCAGGACCAGACTGGGACTGCAAACTAGGTCTAAAACTCTTGAATTAATGGAAGTGCAAAAGCACAGTGACAGCCTCGACAAATAAAAGTACTGTTTAAAACCACACTTTAAATATGTCCTCACTGTAGGGGTTGCTCTGACAGGCTCAGGACTCTGGTCATGAGGCTCTAGGCAAGCCAGAGGAGGATGGGGTTGATGAACATGGGCATGAGCACATCCTTTGCAGAGTTGAACTCACCACACAGGCCATGCATTCCTGGGGAAATTTGAAGGGAATCTGAAAAATCACAAGTGGGATATCTATGCAGCAATGCAATGTCCTGAAATCAGGAATCACAAGTTGTTACCAGGATAAATTACCATTATAATATGGCTTTGgtacatttttaaattgtagCTTTCTTCTTTGAAATGAGGAAGCTTGATTTCCAACTCGTGCATCCAGTTCTGATTATCACCAAGCAAGCTGCTAAAGATATTGAGCTCATACATGGGAACAAAATACCctaaaagagcagaaaacatgTACTGTATCTCTCTGTATCTTGCTGTGGTCATTAAAGGCCAAGGTGACAAAAAGCAACCGGCACCAATTTCTGCAGCCCCCTGCTATC from Heliangelus exortis chromosome 1, bHelExo1.hap1, whole genome shotgun sequence harbors:
- the RASL11A gene encoding ras-like protein family member 11A, whose product is MRARCGAATAVAGPVEPLRASGGRPHPPLLGEPSRSRAEPSRILLESSPSRVLRPPAVPPMRLPSMSQPFLLAPIAECAPGPPGAQVRLAVLGARGVGKSAMIVRFLTKRFIGDYEPNTGNLYSRLVHLEGDHVAVQIQDTPGCIQVQEDCVQVLDSLSRCVKWAEGFLLVYSITDYSSYQSVQPLYQHIRKVHPDARTPIIIVGNKADLLHARQVQAKEGLQLANELGSLFLEISTSDDSQGVCDVFQYLCKEVSKLQHASSTDKRRSSIIPRPKSPNMQDLKRRFKQALSSKVK